A stretch of Halococcus sediminicola DNA encodes these proteins:
- a CDS encoding FAD-binding and (Fe-S)-binding domain-containing protein, with translation MAVDDEFYDPPSLQTSADALGHDHDDVAEYRALADDLRERVRGEVRFDEYSQILYATDGSIYGAKPAGVVCPRDTEDVSATMRVAADHDVSVLPRGTGSSLAGQAVGPGCVVLDTTRHMDSILDVDADGKTVTVQPGVVQDHLDDHLDQWGLKFAPDPASSNRATIGGGIGNNSTGAHSVRYGITDAYTEELRVVLADGSLIHTHPVVLDSPEWDGLVDKDDREAELYRTVRGLVEENEEEIDERYPTLKRSVSGYNLHKVVYENEAGEEVINLSKLFVGAEGTLGTIVEATVELVTKPDETALALYCFEGLGDAMEAVPEALEFDVSAVELMDDEVFRLASESTEFAQYAEPIPEGTAAALMLEYDSELRDDFEDAIGETNAHFVEEGSAFDVLEAYTEEDQLKLWKLRKAAIPLLMSLEGDPKPYPFIEDATVPPEELAEYVGEFEEVLENHDTSAAYFAHAGSGTLHIRPILNLKDGEGIEKMHSISEDVTSLVLEHNGSFSGEHGDGLARTEFNPKMYGEAIWSAFQELKLAADPDRRMNPGKVVYWEDEPADMRENLRYGPEYSSLEPQTEMDFEREGGFSHAIELCNGCGTCRQADSNTMCPTYRASKEEIQTTRGRANMLRAGISGELSEEEMFSERFQEEVLDLCVGCKGCKSDCPTGVDMAKIKTEVKHEYHEREGAGLRERLFANVDSLAALGSRFAPLSNWGTKLPGARTAMERVAGIAAERELPHFERESLEEWFAARGGSKVSLADAAEKALLFPDTYTNYSNTTPGKAAVLTLEAAGVHVEIPDEVVSSGRPAYSKGFLDEARGRAETNVAALDPYVRDGWSVVFTEPSDAVMFQDEYLDLLPEDVATERVSGNAYGVLEYIDVMRLDDEIEFTEQETSLSYHGHCNQKALNKDHHAVGVLRRAGYAVDPLDSGCCGMAGSFGYEEEHYDLSQAIGDILFEQVEGSNAAEVVAPGTSCRTQLGDRKGESAPRHPIEKVALAIAR, from the coding sequence ATGGCCGTCGACGACGAATTCTACGACCCACCGTCCCTCCAGACTTCGGCCGACGCGCTCGGCCACGACCACGACGACGTCGCCGAGTACCGCGCGCTCGCCGACGATCTGCGAGAGAGAGTCCGCGGCGAGGTGCGCTTCGACGAGTACTCCCAGATCCTCTACGCGACCGACGGCAGCATCTACGGCGCGAAGCCTGCGGGCGTGGTCTGTCCGCGCGACACCGAGGACGTCAGTGCGACGATGCGGGTCGCCGCCGACCACGACGTGTCCGTGCTCCCGCGCGGCACCGGTTCGTCGCTGGCCGGGCAGGCTGTCGGGCCGGGCTGTGTCGTGCTCGATACGACCCGCCACATGGACTCGATCCTCGACGTCGATGCCGACGGGAAGACTGTGACCGTCCAGCCCGGCGTCGTCCAGGACCACCTCGACGACCATCTCGACCAGTGGGGGCTGAAGTTCGCGCCCGACCCAGCCTCCTCGAATCGGGCGACGATCGGCGGCGGTATCGGGAACAATAGTACAGGAGCGCACTCGGTGCGCTACGGCATCACCGACGCCTACACCGAGGAGTTGCGGGTCGTGCTCGCCGACGGCTCGCTGATCCACACTCACCCCGTAGTCTTGGATAGTCCCGAGTGGGATGGCCTAGTCGACAAGGACGACCGCGAGGCCGAACTCTATCGCACGGTGCGGGGACTGGTCGAGGAGAACGAAGAAGAGATCGACGAGCGCTACCCCACCCTGAAACGATCGGTGTCGGGCTACAACCTCCACAAGGTCGTCTACGAGAACGAGGCCGGTGAGGAGGTCATCAACCTCTCGAAACTGTTCGTCGGCGCGGAGGGGACCCTGGGGACGATCGTCGAGGCGACGGTCGAACTCGTCACGAAACCCGACGAGACGGCGCTCGCGCTCTACTGTTTCGAGGGATTGGGCGACGCGATGGAAGCCGTCCCCGAGGCGCTCGAGTTCGACGTGAGTGCCGTCGAGCTGATGGACGACGAGGTATTCAGACTAGCGAGCGAATCGACCGAGTTCGCCCAGTACGCAGAACCCATTCCCGAAGGAACCGCGGCGGCGCTGATGCTCGAATACGACTCCGAACTCCGAGACGACTTCGAGGACGCGATCGGCGAGACGAACGCCCACTTCGTCGAGGAAGGGAGCGCCTTCGACGTGCTGGAGGCTTACACCGAAGAGGACCAGCTGAAACTCTGGAAACTCCGGAAGGCTGCGATTCCGCTCCTGATGAGTCTGGAAGGTGATCCGAAACCGTACCCGTTCATCGAGGACGCGACAGTGCCACCCGAAGAACTCGCCGAATATGTGGGTGAGTTCGAGGAGGTTCTCGAAAACCACGACACATCGGCGGCCTACTTCGCTCACGCAGGTTCGGGCACGCTGCACATCCGTCCGATCCTGAACCTCAAGGACGGCGAGGGGATCGAGAAAATGCACTCGATCTCCGAGGACGTCACGTCGTTGGTTCTGGAGCACAACGGCTCCTTTTCGGGCGAGCACGGCGACGGCCTCGCACGCACGGAATTCAACCCGAAGATGTACGGCGAGGCGATCTGGAGCGCCTTTCAGGAACTCAAACTCGCCGCCGATCCCGACCGACGCATGAACCCCGGGAAGGTGGTCTACTGGGAAGATGAGCCGGCCGATATGCGCGAGAACCTCCGATACGGTCCGGAATACTCCTCGCTCGAACCGCAGACCGAGATGGACTTCGAGCGCGAGGGCGGCTTCTCGCACGCCATCGAGCTCTGTAACGGCTGCGGCACCTGTCGACAGGCCGACTCGAACACGATGTGTCCGACCTACCGCGCCTCGAAGGAGGAGATCCAGACGACGCGCGGGCGGGCGAACATGCTCCGGGCGGGGATCTCCGGCGAACTCTCCGAGGAGGAGATGTTCTCCGAACGGTTCCAAGAGGAGGTGCTCGACCTCTGTGTGGGCTGCAAGGGCTGCAAGAGCGACTGTCCCACCGGCGTCGACATGGCGAAGATCAAGACGGAGGTCAAACACGAGTACCACGAGCGCGAGGGGGCGGGCCTCCGCGAGCGCCTCTTCGCCAACGTCGACAGTCTGGCCGCGCTCGGCAGTCGGTTCGCGCCGCTGTCGAACTGGGGGACGAAACTGCCGGGCGCGCGAACCGCGATGGAACGAGTCGCCGGCATCGCTGCCGAACGCGAACTCCCACACTTCGAGCGCGAGAGCTTGGAGGAGTGGTTCGCCGCCCGTGGCGGCTCCAAAGTCTCGCTCGCCGACGCCGCCGAGAAGGCCCTGCTCTTTCCCGACACCTACACGAACTACAGCAACACCACGCCGGGGAAGGCTGCCGTGTTGACCCTCGAAGCAGCGGGCGTCCACGTCGAGATCCCCGACGAGGTGGTGTCGAGCGGTCGGCCAGCCTACTCGAAGGGCTTTCTCGACGAGGCTCGCGGGCGCGCGGAGACGAACGTCGCGGCGCTCGACCCCTACGTTCGTGACGGCTGGTCGGTCGTCTTCACCGAACCCTCGGACGCCGTGATGTTCCAAGACGAGTATCTCGACCTCCTCCCGGAAGACGTCGCAACCGAGCGCGTCTCCGGCAACGCCTACGGTGTACTCGAATATATCGACGTGATGCGACTCGATGACGAGATCGAGTTCACGGAACAGGAGACGTCACTGAGCTACCACGGCCACTGCAACCAGAAGGCGCTCAACAAGGACCATCACGCGGTCGGCGTTCTCAGACGGGCTGGCTACGCCGTGGACCCGCTCGATTCGGGCTGCTGTGGGATGGCCGGTTCCTTTGGCTACGAGGAAGAACACTACGACCTCTCACAAGCCATCGGGGACATCCTCTTCGAACAGGTCGAGGGGAGCAACGCCGCCGAGGTGGTCGCTCCTGGAACTTCCTGTCGCACCCAACTCGGCGACCGCAAGGGTGAAAGCGCGCCGCGCCATCCGATCGAGAAGGTCGCGCTGGCGATCGCGCGCTGA
- the meaB gene encoding methylmalonyl Co-A mutase-associated GTPase MeaB, whose amino-acid sequence MSELLDRLLDGDHRALARAITKIENRSPDHRELVSALYDHTGNAEVIGITGSPGAGKSTLVDKVAEHYRDQGLTVGVIAIDPSSPFTGGAVLGDRIRMASNVGDMDVFFRSMSARGSLGGVSIATADAVKALDAFGKDRIIVETVGAGQNEIDIVKTADTVTVLVQPGSGDDVQMLKAGILEIADVFVVNKADLDGADRTVQELQEMLQLRGDDDGHSSTGHHAGHHADSAEAVALQRTEAENGWMPPIVEAVATHGEGVEEYVDALDDHRTHLEATGELDAKARARYAEEIRTLLREDTADLLTEEIAARGGIEELVAGVTAGETDPYEIADSVLDPITECARQQRDS is encoded by the coding sequence ATGAGCGAGCTGCTCGACCGCCTGCTCGACGGCGACCACCGCGCGCTGGCGCGGGCGATCACGAAGATCGAAAACCGCTCGCCGGACCACCGCGAATTGGTCTCCGCGCTCTACGACCACACCGGCAACGCCGAGGTCATCGGCATCACCGGCAGTCCGGGTGCGGGAAAATCCACGCTCGTGGACAAGGTCGCCGAGCACTACCGCGATCAGGGGCTGACCGTGGGCGTCATCGCTATCGACCCCTCCTCGCCCTTTACTGGTGGTGCGGTGCTCGGCGATCGCATCCGGATGGCCTCCAACGTCGGCGATATGGACGTCTTCTTCCGGTCGATGAGCGCGCGCGGAAGCCTCGGGGGCGTCTCCATCGCCACCGCCGACGCCGTGAAGGCGCTCGATGCCTTCGGCAAGGACCGCATCATCGTCGAGACCGTCGGTGCAGGGCAAAACGAGATCGACATCGTGAAAACCGCCGACACGGTGACCGTATTGGTCCAACCCGGCAGCGGCGACGACGTGCAGATGCTCAAGGCCGGCATCCTCGAAATCGCCGACGTGTTCGTCGTGAACAAGGCTGACCTTGACGGTGCCGATAGGACTGTTCAGGAGTTACAGGAGATGCTCCAACTGCGTGGGGACGACGACGGGCACTCTTCGACCGGCCACCATGCGGGCCATCACGCCGACTCGGCCGAGGCGGTCGCGCTCCAGCGCACGGAGGCCGAAAACGGCTGGATGCCGCCGATCGTCGAGGCGGTCGCCACGCACGGCGAGGGCGTCGAAGAGTACGTCGACGCGCTCGACGACCATCGGACACACCTCGAAGCGACGGGCGAACTCGACGCGAAGGCGCGCGCCCGCTACGCCGAGGAGATCCGTACCCTCCTGCGCGAGGACACCGCCGACCTCCTCACCGAAGAGATCGCCGCCCGCGGCGGCATCGAGGAACTCGTCGCGGGCGTCACGGCCGGCGAGACCGACCCCTACGAGATCGCGGATAGTGTTCTCGACCCCATTACCGAGTGTGCCCGCCAGCAGCGCGATTCCTGA
- a CDS encoding cobalamin B12-binding domain-containing protein, with protein sequence MSAEQTQRPIRCLVAKVGLDGHDRGAHVIARAFRDAGFEVVYSGLHRSPDEVVQATVQEDVDVLGISILSGAHNTLVPKILEGLDEYDALDDTLVLVGGIVPDKDKDDLLNNGVSAIFGPGASMADTIEFVRENTPERE encoded by the coding sequence ATGAGCGCAGAACAGACACAGCGGCCCATCCGGTGTCTCGTCGCCAAGGTCGGACTCGACGGCCACGACCGCGGTGCGCACGTCATCGCGCGCGCCTTCCGCGATGCGGGTTTCGAGGTCGTCTACTCCGGGTTGCATCGCTCGCCCGACGAAGTGGTGCAGGCCACCGTCCAGGAGGACGTCGACGTCCTCGGGATTTCCATCCTCTCGGGGGCGCACAACACGCTCGTGCCGAAGATCCTGGAGGGACTCGACGAGTACGACGCGCTCGACGACACGCTCGTGTTGGTCGGCGGCATCGTCCCCGACAAGGACAAAGACGACCTCCTGAACAACGGTGTGTCGGCCATCTTCGGCCCCGGCGCATCGATGGCCGATACCATCGAGTTCGTCCGCGAGAACACCCCCGAGCGCGAATGA
- a CDS encoding DUF420 domain-containing protein, translating into MATASTHGPVKEHPLAATAVLSVVGYVLVLGTFAGIVDVFPPIGNDTVILFSDAIAVVNSFALTALLVGFFFIRRGDVRRHRAAMLSAFSLILLFLVLYLWKVGGGFEKEIVIEQGQFLAAYAGLIRPLYLAMLAIHILLSAVAVPVVIYPVVLGLTHTPAELKETAHARIGRIAVASWSLSLFLGVVTYFLLNHLYGWVPR; encoded by the coding sequence ATGGCAACAGCCAGCACGCACGGCCCGGTCAAGGAGCACCCACTCGCGGCGACCGCCGTGCTCTCGGTCGTCGGCTACGTGCTCGTCCTCGGGACGTTCGCCGGCATCGTCGACGTCTTTCCACCGATCGGCAACGATACGGTCATCCTGTTTTCGGACGCCATCGCGGTCGTCAACAGTTTCGCGCTGACGGCGCTGCTCGTCGGCTTTTTCTTCATCCGTCGGGGGGACGTGCGCCGCCACCGCGCAGCGATGCTCAGCGCCTTTTCGCTCATTCTCCTGTTTCTCGTGCTCTACCTCTGGAAAGTAGGTGGGGGCTTCGAGAAGGAGATCGTCATCGAGCAGGGCCAGTTCCTCGCGGCGTATGCGGGTCTCATCAGACCGCTCTATCTCGCCATGCTCGCGATCCACATCCTGCTGTCGGCGGTCGCGGTCCCCGTCGTCATCTATCCGGTCGTGCTCGGACTCACCCACACGCCCGCCGAACTCAAGGAGACTGCCCACGCCCGCATCGGCCGTATCGCGGTCGCCTCGTGGTCACTGAGCCTCTTTTTGGGTGTCGTGACCTATTTCCTCCTGAATCATCTCTACGGCTGGGTGCCACGATAG
- a CDS encoding FAD-dependent monooxygenase, protein MPAREGVIGRTTETTHDIDTEVVVVGAGPGGTVLSYLLARSGVEVLLLERHADLDREFRGFGFQPDALRLFDEMGLLERVLALDHEEVRRGVVHVYDKPYEVFDFDDLSGPYDFALLMEQPPLLETIIEAASEFETFTYRLHTPVRDLRDEDGRIVGVRALDHETGDELAVRSRLVVGADGRFSTVRAAADIDPGLLESDLELLWFKLPETVAHSAAQSRLNEHGLLLYFGVGGGEIQLGWFIEKGTYPELRERGIEAFRERLVAVDPSLAPAFPDSLPSFDACSLLHIEPGLSGKWVRDGLLLIGDAAHVASPIGAQGNVLAIQDAVVAHTTVTTALERGAGTLPAATLRGYEERRRPAVERVLKSQRLAERGLSWLVRRSDSLPEPVKRPLLKAPFAIPAHVPIARLPFGRRLLTRALFGPDPVRVDTTRFRERPGGRR, encoded by the coding sequence ATGCCAGCCCGAGAGGGTGTCATCGGGAGGACGACAGAAACGACACACGACATCGACACCGAGGTGGTCGTCGTCGGCGCGGGACCCGGCGGCACGGTGTTGAGCTACCTGCTCGCCCGCAGCGGCGTCGAGGTCCTCTTGCTGGAGCGCCACGCCGACCTCGACCGGGAGTTTCGTGGCTTTGGCTTCCAGCCGGACGCCCTCCGGCTGTTCGACGAGATGGGACTTCTGGAGCGGGTGCTCGCACTCGACCACGAGGAGGTTCGTCGGGGCGTGGTCCACGTCTATGACAAGCCCTACGAGGTGTTCGATTTCGACGACCTGTCCGGTCCCTACGACTTCGCGCTGCTGATGGAGCAACCGCCGCTGCTCGAAACCATTATCGAGGCGGCCAGCGAGTTCGAGACCTTCACGTACCGACTGCACACGCCGGTCCGTGACCTCCGCGACGAGGATGGACGAATCGTCGGCGTCCGGGCGCTCGACCACGAAACCGGCGACGAACTCGCCGTCCGGAGTCGGCTGGTCGTCGGCGCGGACGGGCGGTTCTCGACGGTGCGGGCGGCCGCCGACATCGACCCCGGACTCCTCGAATCGGACCTCGAACTCCTCTGGTTCAAACTCCCGGAGACGGTCGCCCACAGCGCGGCTCAGTCCCGACTCAACGAGCACGGGCTGCTGCTGTACTTCGGCGTCGGCGGCGGTGAGATCCAGTTGGGGTGGTTCATCGAGAAGGGGACCTATCCGGAACTCAGAGAGCGCGGTATCGAGGCGTTCCGCGAGCGACTCGTCGCGGTCGACCCGAGCCTCGCGCCGGCGTTTCCCGACTCCTTGCCGAGTTTCGACGCGTGTTCGCTGCTCCACATCGAGCCGGGACTGAGCGGGAAGTGGGTGCGCGACGGATTGTTACTCATCGGCGATGCGGCCCACGTCGCCTCGCCGATCGGCGCACAGGGCAACGTGCTGGCGATACAGGACGCCGTCGTCGCCCACACGACAGTGACGACTGCGCTCGAACGTGGCGCGGGAACGCTTCCAGCGGCGACGCTGCGAGGGTACGAGGAGCGCCGCCGTCCGGCGGTCGAGCGAGTACTGAAAAGTCAGCGACTGGCCGAGCGCGGGCTCTCGTGGCTGGTCCGCCGCAGCGATAGCCTCCCGGAACCGGTCAAACGGCCGCTCCTGAAAGCGCCGTTCGCGATTCCTGCGCACGTACCGATAGCCCGGCTCCCGTTCGGGCGACGGCTTCTCACGAGGGCGCTGTTCGGCCCCGATCCCGTTCGCGTGGACACGACCCGGTTCCGGGAGCGGCCCGGCGGTCGGCGGTGA
- a CDS encoding ABC transporter permease, producing MTATGRVGAATSAAWRSFLRRRTAVFFTFFFPVILILIFGVLVGTRPTGGGLFTEPPAYYVPGYLAVVVLFTPLSRVGSTVARHREGNRFEKLATTPLTRPEWLLAQTLVNVLIIGLASLLILGLVVLLTGANVVLSGVVIPFVFVTVALFCGVGALLGSLADSQDGVIAASNSLALPLLFLSDTFVPPDLLPEWFQPVMNLSPLTYFARGVRAVTTGGGGWQSDLVVLCVLAIVFFALGAYALPRTD from the coding sequence GTGACGGCGACCGGACGGGTCGGCGCGGCCACTAGCGCGGCGTGGCGCTCGTTCCTGCGCCGGCGGACGGCCGTCTTCTTCACCTTCTTCTTCCCGGTGATCCTCATCCTCATCTTCGGCGTGCTGGTCGGCACGCGACCGACCGGCGGCGGACTCTTTACCGAGCCGCCGGCGTACTACGTGCCCGGCTATCTGGCTGTCGTCGTGCTCTTCACGCCGCTCTCGCGCGTCGGCAGCACGGTCGCGCGCCACCGCGAGGGCAATCGCTTCGAGAAACTCGCCACGACGCCGCTCACCCGCCCGGAGTGGCTGCTCGCCCAGACACTCGTGAACGTGCTCATCATCGGGCTGGCGAGCCTGCTCATCCTCGGGCTGGTCGTCCTCCTCACGGGTGCGAACGTGGTACTCTCGGGAGTGGTGATCCCGTTCGTCTTCGTCACGGTCGCGCTCTTCTGTGGCGTGGGCGCGCTCCTCGGCAGCCTCGCCGACTCTCAGGATGGGGTCATCGCCGCGAGCAACTCGCTGGCGCTCCCGCTCCTGTTTCTGTCCGATACGTTCGTCCCGCCCGATCTGCTCCCCGAGTGGTTTCAGCCAGTGATGAACCTCTCGCCGCTGACGTACTTCGCCCGCGGCGTGCGCGCGGTGACGACCGGCGGCGGTGGCTGGCAGTCCGATCTGGTAGTGCTCTGCGTGCTCGCGATCGTCTTCTTCGCACTCGGGGCGTACGCCCTGCCGCGGACCGACTAG